Proteins encoded within one genomic window of Halocatena marina:
- a CDS encoding M20 family metallopeptidase, producing the protein MTTTVAELTRKLVSIPSHEDEDKAGEFIAEWFRRETDATVEHTKAGVIARRGNELSAGNRDTLALVGHHDVVPPADSQQDGETYVLEERDGRLYGRGSADMKGSLAAAMYAFRDTDASCTVASFRGEEQGGVGVRNAIEDGFAPEYAVIGEGSTGYSADGVTDVAVAHKGRRASTVRARGQAAHASEPESGENAVYRAADALDVLRALVPPEATVLDHELRGSICVTGIEGGSAWNVVPESCEITIDERTVPGERCDIEAATANGAVEWEIDQDLPPMACDDDAFAQSVLDAAADAQPESSEPAFVTKPHATDAGWLAQEGTTCVVCGAAEPGEAHTENESVSLPVLDRCYRIYRSVIERVGVD; encoded by the coding sequence GTGACCACAACTGTCGCCGAACTCACGCGCAAGCTCGTTTCGATTCCCAGTCACGAAGATGAAGACAAAGCGGGCGAATTCATCGCCGAGTGGTTCCGTCGTGAAACAGATGCGACTGTCGAGCACACCAAGGCTGGGGTAATTGCTCGACGAGGGAATGAATTGAGTGCCGGGAACAGGGATACACTTGCGTTGGTCGGTCACCACGATGTCGTCCCGCCCGCCGACTCACAGCAAGACGGCGAGACGTACGTTCTCGAAGAGCGGGACGGTCGGCTGTACGGCCGGGGGAGCGCTGACATGAAGGGTTCCCTTGCGGCCGCCATGTATGCGTTTCGTGACACCGACGCGTCCTGCACCGTTGCCAGCTTTCGCGGCGAAGAGCAAGGCGGAGTTGGTGTCCGCAACGCCATCGAGGATGGATTTGCACCCGAGTATGCGGTCATCGGTGAAGGATCGACTGGCTACTCGGCCGATGGGGTGACCGATGTCGCTGTCGCGCACAAAGGCCGTCGTGCGAGTACCGTCCGTGCTCGTGGTCAGGCAGCGCACGCGAGTGAACCAGAGAGCGGGGAGAACGCTGTCTACCGTGCGGCGGATGCACTTGATGTGCTCCGCGCTCTCGTTCCTCCCGAAGCGACGGTGCTCGACCACGAACTCCGCGGGAGCATCTGCGTTACAGGAATCGAAGGCGGAAGCGCGTGGAACGTCGTTCCCGAGTCGTGTGAAATCACCATCGACGAACGAACGGTTCCCGGCGAACGGTGCGACATCGAAGCAGCGACAGCCAATGGGGCTGTAGAATGGGAGATCGACCAAGATCTTCCACCGATGGCATGCGATGACGATGCGTTCGCACAGTCGGTCCTCGACGCTGCGGCAGACGCACAGCCTGAATCATCAGAACCAGCGTTCGTTACGAAACCCCACGCGACTGATGCAGGGTGGCTCGCACAGGAAGGAACGACGTGTGTCGTCTGTGGGGCAGCCGAGCCTGGAGAGGCCCACACCGAAAATGAGAGCGTCTCCCTGCCCGTTCTCGATCGGTGTTACCGGATTTATCGATCGGTCATAGAGCGTGTAGGCGTGGATTGA
- a CDS encoding GYD domain-containing protein has protein sequence MGMYMSLVKVNEARIQNVQKLATIWGDIQNEIQNHDGELFDSYAILGEYDFLVLFEAQDRYHAFQIALIIERRGLDMQTMEIIPSDQFGRLVEDI, from the coding sequence ATGGGGATGTACATGTCGCTCGTCAAGGTGAACGAAGCGCGTATTCAGAACGTTCAGAAGTTAGCGACGATTTGGGGAGACATCCAAAACGAGATTCAGAACCACGACGGTGAACTGTTCGATTCGTACGCGATTCTTGGTGAATATGATTTTCTCGTCTTGTTTGAAGCCCAAGACCGCTACCACGCGTTCCAAATCGCACTGATTATCGAACGTCGCGGACTCGACATGCAGACGATGGAGATCATCCCGTCGGATCAGTTTGGACGACTCGTCGAAGACATTTGA
- a CDS encoding carboxypeptidase M32: MATDQQSVYDEFVDHVRRLSNINYANGILSWDQQVMMPEGGTPARSQQMSTLSTLHHDLLTGEETDDYLSSLDTMDLSEEQSAVVREVRRQYERANRVPAELVEEISQTTSEALPVWKEAKANDDFETFAPTLSHLVELKREYAEHIDPDADPYAVLFADYEPYLDLETAERVLERLRDRLVPLIENIGNKADGAALSTDAFSGTYDSETQEELCRAVLDRLGYPWEHGRLDVAPHPFSLGSQFDARVTTRFNEADPIDAFTSTVHEFGHATYTLGLPREHYGTPLGSSRNLSVHESQSRLWENHVGRSQPFWEQFLPTMTEHFPQTSDVTAREAYEAANQVYDDNLIRVEADELTYHMHIILRFEIERQLIDGELDVAEVPQVWNDKMEEYLGVRPETDSTGCLQDIHWSHASFGYFPTYSLGSVLAAQLFAAATEDIPDIEDQIRSGEFDALHDWLTENVHQHGQRYTTPDLVREATGEDYTADYFLDYVEEKYSELYNL; encoded by the coding sequence ATGGCAACTGATCAGCAATCTGTCTACGATGAATTCGTCGATCACGTGCGCCGTCTTTCGAACATCAATTATGCGAACGGAATACTCAGTTGGGATCAACAGGTGATGATGCCCGAAGGGGGCACGCCTGCGCGCTCACAGCAGATGTCGACGCTCTCGACGCTCCATCACGACCTGCTGACGGGTGAGGAGACCGACGACTACCTCTCGTCACTCGATACGATGGACCTGAGCGAAGAGCAATCGGCAGTCGTTCGAGAGGTCCGGAGACAGTACGAGCGTGCTAATCGGGTCCCAGCGGAGCTTGTCGAGGAAATTTCACAGACGACGAGCGAAGCGCTCCCTGTCTGGAAAGAGGCGAAAGCAAACGACGACTTCGAGACGTTCGCCCCGACGCTCTCTCATCTCGTCGAACTCAAGCGAGAGTATGCAGAGCACATCGATCCCGACGCCGATCCGTATGCTGTGTTGTTCGCCGATTACGAGCCGTATCTGGATTTAGAAACCGCAGAGCGCGTTCTCGAACGGCTCCGTGACCGTCTCGTCCCGCTCATCGAGAACATTGGAAACAAGGCAGACGGAGCGGCTCTCTCGACCGACGCCTTCTCTGGGACGTATGACTCCGAGACGCAGGAAGAGCTGTGTCGAGCGGTGCTCGACCGACTCGGCTACCCGTGGGAACACGGCCGACTCGACGTTGCACCGCACCCATTCTCACTCGGCTCACAGTTCGACGCTCGGGTGACGACTCGGTTCAACGAGGCTGATCCGATCGACGCGTTCACATCGACGGTCCACGAGTTCGGTCACGCAACGTACACACTCGGACTCCCGCGCGAACACTACGGTACACCACTCGGTAGCTCTCGCAATCTCTCTGTTCACGAGTCTCAATCTCGGCTGTGGGAGAACCACGTCGGCCGTTCACAACCGTTCTGGGAACAGTTCCTTCCAACGATGACAGAGCATTTCCCACAGACGAGCGACGTGACCGCTCGTGAAGCGTACGAAGCCGCGAATCAGGTCTACGACGACAATCTGATCCGGGTTGAGGCGGACGAACTGACCTACCACATGCACATCATCCTCCGGTTCGAAATCGAACGTCAACTCATCGACGGCGAACTCGACGTAGCGGAGGTTCCACAGGTCTGGAACGACAAGATGGAGGAGTATCTCGGTGTTCGTCCCGAAACCGACAGCACTGGCTGTCTTCAGGACATCCACTGGTCACACGCCAGCTTCGGGTATTTCCCCACTTACTCGCTCGGAAGCGTGCTGGCTGCACAGCTGTTCGCAGCGGCAACCGAGGACATTCCCGACATCGAAGACCAGATACGATCTGGCGAGTTCGACGCGCTTCACGATTGGCTCACCGAGAACGTCCACCAACACGGCCAACGCTACA
- a CDS encoding bifunctional nuclease family protein, translating into MVQTATVHGIGVSMFEGGQEVPVVLLDANDQIVPIFISPDQAQSIRLALNGESFDRPLTQDLLVDMVTEFGAAIDSVRIDDLAGGTFYAKINAEQYRDGERRTRTFDARPSDGIAIALRVDCPIELEDTVVEEAGQPHSSYESSVE; encoded by the coding sequence ATGGTACAGACCGCCACCGTCCATGGGATCGGCGTGAGTATGTTTGAAGGTGGGCAAGAGGTCCCTGTCGTGCTGCTTGACGCGAACGATCAGATCGTTCCGATCTTTATCAGCCCCGATCAAGCGCAGTCGATACGGCTGGCACTCAACGGCGAGTCGTTCGATCGTCCACTCACACAGGATCTTCTCGTGGATATGGTTACGGAGTTCGGGGCGGCCATCGATAGCGTCCGCATCGACGACCTCGCCGGCGGAACGTTCTACGCGAAAATAAACGCCGAACAGTACCGCGACGGTGAACGACGTACGAGAACGTTCGACGCCCGCCCGAGTGATGGTATCGCCATCGCACTCCGAGTCGACTGCCCGATCGAACTTGAAGACACCGTGGTCGAAGAAGCAGGACAACCGCACTCGTCGTACGAATCATCTGTCGAATAA
- a CDS encoding PINc/VapC family ATPase, producing MNVVPDTSVVIDGRVSERIESESGEQRDSVGDIDFTEAEIYIPETVVGELESQANVGRSIGWRGLDELKRLADLDRDGSITVNYVGRRATDEEIGRAARGEIDAIIRDVAEEYDATLVTSDIVQSEIAEAKGIDTLYLEPYETTVGALGIESYFDETTLSVHLKSGVKPMAKRGDVTEVIYEPVGETPLDDEALREYSTEIRNAAQTSDEGFTELSEQGMTIIQFRNYRIAIAEPPFSDGIEITAVRPLVKTEMEDYEYADELKERLLDRQRGVLIAGSPGAGKSTLAQAVAEFLSESDYSVKTMEKPRDLQVGPEITQYTELGGQMDKTADSLLMVRPDYTIYDEVRKTSDFRTFADMRLAGVGMVGVVHATRAIDALQRLVGRVELGLIPQVVDTVAYVDAGDVDTVYDVSTQVKVPEGLMEEDLARPVIVVRDYETERPVYEMYTFNRQVVTVPVDESERRESGVGRIAKQEIEREIRSVARGHVQVELQGQNRAVVYVEDDDISYVIGKGGGRISQIENRLGIDIDVRSLDDQPQSHASGETTSETTSQKDVVTPEITSRHVVIPLEDHAGETVEVQADGEYLFTATVSRGGEVQVSRGSAIAEELERAIDDRREITIMSA from the coding sequence ATGAATGTCGTTCCGGACACGAGCGTGGTCATTGATGGCCGCGTGTCCGAACGTATCGAGTCGGAGTCTGGAGAACAGCGAGATAGTGTTGGTGACATCGATTTCACCGAAGCCGAAATCTACATACCGGAGACGGTCGTCGGCGAGTTGGAATCACAGGCCAACGTCGGTCGCTCGATCGGGTGGCGCGGGCTTGATGAGTTAAAGCGCCTCGCTGACCTCGACAGGGACGGATCTATCACTGTTAATTACGTCGGTCGGCGAGCGACGGACGAGGAGATTGGGCGTGCTGCTCGTGGTGAGATCGACGCCATCATCCGCGATGTGGCCGAAGAATACGACGCAACGCTCGTGACGAGCGATATCGTTCAGAGCGAGATTGCAGAGGCCAAAGGCATCGATACGCTCTATCTCGAACCATACGAAACCACCGTTGGAGCGCTCGGTATCGAGTCGTACTTCGATGAAACAACACTGAGTGTTCACTTAAAATCGGGCGTCAAGCCGATGGCAAAGCGTGGTGATGTCACGGAGGTAATCTACGAACCAGTCGGAGAAACGCCGCTCGATGACGAGGCACTCCGAGAATACAGTACCGAAATTCGTAACGCCGCACAAACGTCCGACGAAGGATTCACCGAGCTCTCGGAACAGGGAATGACTATCATCCAGTTCCGTAATTACCGCATCGCAATCGCGGAGCCGCCGTTCTCTGATGGGATCGAGATCACCGCTGTTCGGCCGCTCGTCAAGACTGAGATGGAGGATTACGAGTACGCCGACGAGTTGAAAGAGCGCCTCCTCGACCGCCAGCGTGGTGTTCTCATCGCCGGATCACCCGGCGCAGGTAAATCAACTCTCGCACAAGCAGTCGCAGAGTTCCTCTCAGAGAGCGATTACTCCGTGAAGACGATGGAAAAGCCGCGGGATTTGCAGGTCGGCCCAGAGATCACCCAGTACACAGAGCTCGGTGGACAGATGGACAAGACGGCAGACTCGTTGCTCATGGTCCGTCCTGACTACACCATCTACGACGAAGTGAGAAAGACCAGTGATTTCCGCACGTTCGCAGATATGCGTCTCGCTGGTGTCGGTATGGTTGGTGTCGTCCACGCTACTCGGGCCATCGATGCGCTCCAGCGGCTCGTTGGGCGAGTCGAGCTCGGGCTAATACCACAGGTCGTCGACACTGTCGCCTACGTCGACGCGGGTGACGTGGACACAGTCTATGATGTCTCCACCCAAGTCAAAGTGCCCGAGGGACTGATGGAAGAAGATCTCGCTCGACCCGTTATCGTCGTTCGAGATTACGAGACCGAGCGACCCGTCTACGAGATGTACACGTTCAATCGGCAGGTCGTCACCGTTCCAGTCGACGAGAGCGAACGCCGAGAATCAGGCGTCGGTCGAATCGCCAAGCAGGAAATCGAACGCGAGATCCGCTCTGTCGCTCGGGGACACGTGCAGGTCGAACTACAAGGACAAAATCGAGCCGTCGTCTACGTCGAAGACGACGATATCTCGTATGTCATCGGCAAGGGCGGTGGTCGCATCTCACAGATCGAAAACCGGCTCGGCATCGATATCGATGTCCGATCACTTGATGATCAACCGCAGAGCCACGCGAGCGGAGAGACAACCAGCGAGACGACATCACAGAAAGACGTTGTTACCCCCGAAATTACCTCCAGGCATGTCGTCATCCCGCTTGAAGACCACGCTGGCGAGACCGTCGAGGTACAAGCTGACGGCGAATATCTGTTCACAGCCACGGTGAGCCGGGGCGGCGAAGTGCAGGTATCACGCGGCAGCGCCATCGCAGAAGAACTAGAGCGCGCTATTGACGATCGACGCGAAATCACGATCATGTCTGCCTAA